Part of the Pseudarthrobacter sp. L1SW genome, CGTTGGCGTCCACGGCAAGGCAGTGGAACTGCACCTGGAAAGACTGTGGATCCAGAACGTCAACATCAGCACGGGCCTGGTGAACACCAACACCACGCCCATGCTGCTGAAGCTCGTGGCGCAGAAAAAGCTGCCCGCAGAGAAGTTCGCCACGCACCATTTCCGGTTCGACCAGTTCATGGATGCCTATGACACTTTTGCCCGGGCGGCGGAGACCAATGCCTTGAAAGTCGTGATCACTGCCTGACATGCCCGGCTGCGGGGTGTCCGGACGTCTGGCAGCACTTCCCGGCCTATGCTGGCAAGGTGACCCCTGCCCCGTCCCCCACGCCGCTGGACGTCGTCGTCCACTCTGGTCCGGCCGAGTGGTGGGTGATCCTCGCCGGGCTCGGTCCGCTGGCCGTGCTCATCGCCGCCCTGCTGGCCTTCTATATCAACTGGCGCACCCTTAAGCAGCGCACCGCTGCGGACAAGACGGCCCTGGACCAGAAGCGGGAAGCGGATGCCCGTGCCCTGATGCAGAAGACTGAAGCGGACAGCCGCGCTGAATGGTGGCGGCGGACGCAGTGGGCACTGGACCGCGCGCTGGACGGGGACGAGGGAACAAAGGCCTTGGGACTGGCCACCCTGGAAGTGCTGGCCCGCAGCGAACTCGCGCGCACCGAAGAACTCGAGTTGTTCGACATTGCATGGAAAAGCGTCTCCGGCGATGAGAACGGGGAGGACCTCGGGGAGGAAGGAAACGGCGGCCAGGAGATGCCCTTCGTGGACGACAGCCGCATCATGGGCGAGAATGGAACGACGGATGAAGGCACAACCAAGGAGGCTGGACCATGAGCGCAGCGTCGCCTGAACACCGGTTTGTGCATCCTCCGCGGAACACTTCCGCCAAGCCTGCCCCCAAGAAGGCCACACCGGCTGAGCATCGGGTCCAGGTTGCGGCCGCCAGGCTGCGCGTCACGCTTGACGAGCGCCTGGGCCGCGAAACACCGGCCAAGACCAAGGCGCTGGCCAAGGAACCTATCTAGGTTCCATTCGGAAGGCTGTGCACCAGGCACAGCGTGTGCTGGATCGGGTGGGTAGTGGCTGCAGTCCTCCTTGGATGGAATCCCAACGCATGGGACCGCTGGGACTACCCTGCCGCCGTCGAGCAGGTGGCGCAGTCCGGCCGGTTCCTGCAGCGTTGGAGCGTCGGCCATGCGCTGGACGTCCGGCCGGGGACTGAAGCCTGGCTCCTGGTGCAGGGCAGGACTGACGCATGGACCGGGCTTATTGGACACGGGGTGGTGGTGTCCGAACCATACGCCGGCATGCCCGGTGCGGAACCTGCCGACGCCGGCTGGAGCGTCAGCGTCGCTTTCGACGCCCTGCTCCCGCTCGGCGAGCAGATACGGCCCGAGGCCCTCAGCGAGGCCGTCCCCTGGCTGGCGTGGCGCGACGCCACGGTTCGTTCCGGCATGCACCTTCCGCCTGGGGCGGAGCCTGGCCTTCGCCGGTTGTGGCGGGAGCAGGGGCCGACGGCGGGTACCCCCGCCCAGGTGGTGTCCGGGACCTGCCCGCCGTCCGCGGTCAGCAGCATCGAGGTGAACCGCTACGAGCGGGACGCCGAGGCGCGCGGGGTATGCCTGGCTTTCCATGGAACGTCCTGCGCTGCCTGCGGATTCTCCTTCGAGGCCTCCTACGGTGATGCCGGCACGGGCTACATCGATATCCACCACGTTGTGCCGCCGGAAATGCTCGCGAGCGGGTACCAGCTGGATCCTATTGCCGACCTTGTTCCGCTGTGCCCCAACTGCCACACCGTGGCGCACCACGGGGTGACGGAACCACGCACGGTGTCGGAACTCCGGAACATCATCGCCGCTGCCGGCCATTTGAGGGGCGAGGCAGTGAGCCCGCATGCCCTTCAGGCGCAGGATGACGCCCGGCGGATCCTTGAAGGCCGCCAGGACTGACCAGATTGCCGTCCCGCGCTTGCGCCGCGGGGACCTTATGCCCTGTTTCCTCCGGCGGGTAAGCCGCATCCTGATCGGGACGTGTACGCACAAACTGTGGGAAGCAGCCATGCCAACAAGAAGGAAGACCAGCCGCACTGCCGGTCCTGCTGCAGGCGGCGGGCAGGGTGCCCAGGCATCCGTCGAGGCCGCCTGCCTGTTCGGGTTCCGGGTGGCAGTTGCCACCACCGTCCTGACGGTGCTGACCTTTGCGCTTGCCCTGACAGCACTGCCGGACAAGGTCCCCTACCCCTTCACGGACGACGTGATCGCCGCCCAGTGGCCCGGTGACTACTACTGGCTGTTTCCGGCGATGATGCTGATGCTGCTGTTCGTGGCGTTGGTTGCCGCACTGCATCAGTACTCCCCGGACAGGAGCAAGACCTACAGTTCGCTGGCGCTGTGCCTCGCGGTGATCGCGGCGGCTGTCCTCCTGGTCAACTACTACATCCAGGCAGTGGTGATGCCCACGAGCCTCGAAAAAGGTCAGCTTGACGGCTGGTCCATCTTCACGCAGTACAACCCCAACGGGATCTTCATCGCCCTGGAGGAGCTCGGGTACCTGCTCATGACCGTGGTATTTCTCTGCCTGGTGCCTGTGTTGTCTACCCGGACCAGGCTTGAGCGGAGTATCCGGTGGCTGTTCCTCGCCAGCTTCGCCGCTGCGGTGGCCTCCCTCGCCGTCGTAGTGGCGCTGCGCGGCATGAACCGGGAGGATGTCTTCGAAATCATCATCATCAGCATCGTCTGGCTGACCCTGATCGCCGGCGGGGTCCTCCTTGCGGTCCTTTTCAAGCGCGGCCCGCAGTCGGTATAGGCGTTCGACGGCGGCATCGAAGGAGAGTGCCATGGCTGGAGCGGCGCGGTACGGCGGCCCGCACTGGCGGCGGGTTGTGGCTGTGCTGGCCAACAGCGATGCCCGCACTGCTTATGCACAAATTGTCCTCGGTGCCGTGCCCGGGGACGCGCCCACAGAGTTGAAGAATCAGCAGCTGAACGGCCGGCGGCGGAACCGGGCCATCGAAAACCTGCTCGGGTCGGGGCTCGTGGAGCGCACTGCGGCCGGCGGGCTGGTGGCGCCTGAAGCGATCTTCCGGGATCTGTTGGCCCAGCAGCCGCGGCGGCAGGCACCCACCGGGGTGGCACGTTTCCTGCGCCTGGGCAGGATTGAGAGGTACCCGGCCACCATGGCGGAACGCCGCGAACTCCTGGCGTGGATTGCCA contains:
- a CDS encoding HNH endonuclease: MAAVLLGWNPNAWDRWDYPAAVEQVAQSGRFLQRWSVGHALDVRPGTEAWLLVQGRTDAWTGLIGHGVVVSEPYAGMPGAEPADAGWSVSVAFDALLPLGEQIRPEALSEAVPWLAWRDATVRSGMHLPPGAEPGLRRLWREQGPTAGTPAQVVSGTCPPSAVSSIEVNRYERDAEARGVCLAFHGTSCAACGFSFEASYGDAGTGYIDIHHVVPPEMLASGYQLDPIADLVPLCPNCHTVAHHGVTEPRTVSELRNIIAAAGHLRGEAVSPHALQAQDDARRILEGRQD
- a CDS encoding DUF2087 domain-containing protein; translation: MAGAARYGGPHWRRVVAVLANSDARTAYAQIVLGAVPGDAPTELKNQQLNGRRRNRAIENLLGSGLVERTAAGGLVAPEAIFRDLLAQQPRRQAPTGVARFLRLGRIERYPATMAERRELLAWIANDSIRPGEHLTEKQVNERLLGYTEDVVLLRRYLVDFGLLERTPSGSSYGRPQES